The following is a genomic window from Takifugu rubripes chromosome 13, fTakRub1.2, whole genome shotgun sequence.
GGAGCTCCGTTTCCCTGCGCACTTGCTCGCTCAGCTGTAGATCCACTCTGGTTTTCCCAAAAGTCTTGGAAAGCACCGTTGCTTGTTAGTGTCCGGCAGTGCTTTGCTGCCTTAGTTAGGCAAGTCAAatttacaaatccagtgtggctccaaacaccatGTCGATCAGTGGCAAAATAACAAGCACTCccattgtgggttgacaaaacTGTAGGAATATTGGTAGGAACCAATGTGCCGATGTTTTACGTGCTTGGGAAGTACTTGGTGGGtggattaaaacaataaaaaaggatACACTCGTCTCGTCTCTCTTAGAGATATACTGTATACAAGGCATAGAGAATTGCTACATGGTGTCAGAAGAATCGAGTCCAGTCACCGTAATTTTCGGAGGCAGATGAGAAGACGTTTGTTCGGAGCAGAAACGAACGTTTTGATGAGTGAGGGCTGGTCGGCATTTCGGAGCTAATAAGCGAACTAGCTAGCAGTTAGATACTGTAGTAGTAGCTTTCTGAAAACGGCCGAATCAAGCTGAAATTGACGGTGCTATTAAAGACTGCATCGAGAGTGATCCTGCATATTTTGTTGACTtgaaaagaagatttttttttggaaaaaagacAACGACCCACAAAGAAGAGGATGGATTCCCCGTTCTCCATAAGCCCACCAGAGAACTTTGACTTCTCAGACTTTCCAAGCTGGCCAAACTGGATCCGCAGATTTGAGAGGTTTAGAGttgctgctggactggaccaaAAAGGTGAAGCCTATCAAGTCAATTCATTAGTTTATGCCATGGGTGATAAAGCTGATGATATTCTGTGTACACTGGGCTTAAGTGAAGAAGACAAGAAGAAATACAAGCCAGTAAAAGAGGCTTTTGATAAATACTTCATTTGCAAGCACAATGTGATTTATGAACGGTGCAGATTTAACAAAAGGAGCCAAGAGCCAGGTGAATCGGCCGAATCGTTCATTTCTGCAGTTTACAAACTGGCAGAACACTGCAATTATGGTGCAATGCAGGAAGAAATGATCAGAGACAGGTTGGTGGTAGGCATAAGATACCAGGGCCTGTCAGAGAGCCTGCAGATGGACAGTGAATTAACGCTGGCCAAAGCTGTCCTGAAAATAAGACAGCATGAAGAGATAAAGAAACAACAGCCCACTGTGCGTGACACAGGTGGTCCAGACCACAATGAAGCTAATGTGGACATGatgaaatacaagaaaaagtttCAAAAGCACACGAAAGGTGCCCATGGCATGGGTTCAAGGAACCatgaaaaagagcaaagagCCTGTGGACGTTGTGGCAAAACACGTCACATTCCCTGACCAATTGTGCTGCAAGGGATGCAGAATGCCGTAAATGCCACAAGAAAGGCCACTATGCAGCCCTCTGCAAAACAAAGCCAAGCAGTGTGCATGAAATCCAGGAAGAGGAGGTAGAGACTGTTTTCTTGGGAAGTGTGTCGGCGGGTGGTCAGTCAAAGACATGGCAGAAGACGTTGATATTGAATGGCCAACAAACCACCTTTAAGCTGGACACAGGAGCGGACGTGACAGCTATTCCAGCTAAAGTCTACTCGAAGAAGCAGCATGGGCCACTCACCACTGCAACGAAAAGACTGCTGGGACCAGGCGACAATGCTCTACAAGTGAAAGGTCAGTTCAATGGCACTATAAAATACAAAGAGCAGACAACTGAACAGCCAGTGTTTGTTATCCAAAAGTTAGCCACCCCGCTACTTGGTCTGCCAGCAATAGAAGCACTGCAGCTGGCCTACACAGTTGACAGCATTAAGGAACAAATTGACATTAAAAGGCTGTACCCCAAAGTTTTCACAGGCTTAGGATGCCTGCGGGGCATGTACAAAATTAAGCTGTCAAAGGACGCCAAGCCCTATGCATTGTCGCTGCCGCGGCGTGTACCCATTCCCTTATTAGGCAAGgtcaaagaggagctccagagaatGGTGACCCTGGGAGTGATAGCGCCCATCGATGAGCCGACAGAGTGGTGCGCAGGGATTGTTGTGGTACTAAAACCCAATGGAACAATCAGAATCTGTGTGGATCTGACCCATCTGAACGACTATGTCTGTCGTGAAAGACTCATCCTACCTGCAGTCGACGAAACCCTCGCCAAGCTGTCAGGAGCGACTCTGTTTTCAAAACTTGACGCCACAGCTGGCTTCTGGCAGGTGCCACTGCACCCAGAATCAGTCCCCCTGACAACGTTCATCACACCGTTCGGGAGGTACTGTTTTCACAGATTGCCATTCGGTATTTCGTCGGCTCCCGAACACTTTCAGAAGAGGCTATCACAAATGCTGACAGGACTGGAGGGTACCGTGTGTCATGCAGATGACATCCTTGTTTTTGGGACATCGCGTGAACAACATGACCACAGGCTGAGCAAAGTGTTGGAGAGACTTCAACAGGAAGGACTGACACTCAATAAGGACAAGTGCGAATTTGCTGTGGACCGTGTCAAGTTCTTAGGCCACATTGTCAGTGCTCAGGGCCTGGAACCAGACCCAAGCAAGATTAAAGCCATCACCGACATGCCCACACCAACAGACATCGCAGGTGTAAGACGATATCTAGGCATGGTTAACTACGTGGGAAAGTTCTCACCAAGGATTGCAGAGCTCTCACAGCCCATAAGAGAGCTGCTCAAGGCTGACAGCGACTGGGCATGGGGGAGCATGCAGCAGCGGGCATTTGAGGAGCTGCGTCGGGAGCTGAGCTCACCCACCATCCTGGCTCAGTACAGTCCGAACAGAGCGACAAAAGTTGCAGCGGACGCTTCCTCATTTGGACTTGGAGGGGTTCTGTCACAGAAGCAACTGTCAGGTGAATGGCGCCCAGTCGCCTTCATATCCCGCAGCATGACAGAAGCAGAGTGCAGGTACGCACAAATAGAGAAAGAGGCGCTGGCGCTAACCTGGGCGTGTGAGCGCTTCCAATCATACCTGATAGGGATGGACTTTCTCATACAGACAGACCACAAGCCCCTCATTTCCCTACTGGGCAGCAGAGCCCTTGACGACTTGCCCCCTAGAATCTTGAGGTTCAGATTGCGATTGCTTCGCTTCACCTACAAGATTGAGCATGTGCCAGGGAAGAACCTGATCACAGCAGACGCACTATCCAGGGCTCCAATCCGAGCGCCACTGTTGCCGGAAGAAAAACAACTGGAGAAGGATGTTGGTGCCTATGTCAACCAGGTggtggagcacctacctgcgtCAGAAGGGAGGCTGGCTCAGATCAGAACTGCACAGGATACAGACAGTGTCTGcaacagactgaagaacctggtgcAAAATGGATGGCCTGACCAAAGGAAGGCTCTCACACCAGAGCTTCAGCTGTACTGGCAGTATCGACAGGACCTGCTACTTGCTGATGGACTGCTGATGAAAGGTGACCGACTCGTCATCCCTGTCTCCATGCAAGTGGAGATGCTGAACAAAGTTCATGAAGGTCACCAGGGCATCACAAAGTGTATCGCCAGAGCACAACAGTCCATATGGTGGCCGGGGCTGTCAAAGCAGATAAAGCAGAAAGTGGGAAACTGTGCAATATGTGCCAAGGAGGCGCATAACTTCCCGGAACCGCTGATGACGACACAGTTGCCAGACAGGCCATGGCAGCGTGTGGGAGCGGACCTGTTCCAGTGGAACTCAGCTATGTACCTGGTAGTAGTTGACTACTTCTCACGCTACATAGAAGTAGCTAACCTCACCTCCACTACCTCAGCCTTTGTAATGGAGAAGCTCAAGGCTATTTTCTCACGTCATGGGGTCGCGAAGGTCCTGGTCACGGACGGTGGTCCTCAGTTTGTTTCGGCGGAGTTTGCGGACTTTGCCAGAGTACGACTTCCAACATGTGACTAGCAGCCCCCGTTATCCTCAGGGAAATGCAGAGGCAGAAAGGGCTGTGGGGACAGTCAAATCTCTcctgaggaagggagaggatcCACATAAGGCCCTCATGGCTTACAGGGCCACACCCTTGGCGCAAGGAGCatctcctgcacagctcctgatGGGTCGAAACATCAGAACACCCCTGCCCGTCAGTCAGGAGAATTTGGACCCGAGATGGCCTGATCTACAAGCTTTCAGAGAGAAGGATCAGGAAATGAAGGAGAAGCAAGCATCCTGTTTCAACAAAAGACACCGGGCACAGCAGAGACAGGAGCTCCGACCAGGACAGAGAGTCTGGGTGAAGAACACCGAGCAACCTGGGGTCATCACAGGTCCAGCCCAGACACCAAGGTCCTACAACATCGAGTTGGCCTCAGGAAGTCTTCGGAGAAACCGATCCCACATCAGGGTCATTCCAGAGACTCCTACTGTTACTAGATCAGGGCGCATGATTAGAAGACCAGTGAAAATGGACTTATAATAATAATCCGTCTTACATAGAAAGCTGTGGTCACACAGGGCAGAATAACCCCTGCACAGCTTTGGGGACTCAGGCAGTCTACCCTGACCCCGAGATAGGAAAGTGCCTTTAAGTTGATTGTTTGActtgtttaaaagaaatgagACAAAATGTACTCCAGTTGCTAAGCTAATTGATTATTGCATACTGTACATTCCTGAGTTAAAGTTATACAGAGGTATTTGTGTTTGTAAGTAcagtaaaagaaaataacagttGTTGATGTTAAAAGAAATGTGGGCAACTCACTAAAAGGGGGAGATGTAGGAATATTGGTAGGAACCAATGTGCCGATGTTTTACGTGCTTGGGAAGTACTTGGTGGGtggattaaaacaataaaaaaggatACACTCGTCTCGTCTCTCTTAGAGATATACTGTATACAAGGCATAGAGAATTGCTACAaaaacagctattaaatcaacacaatatctttgcttgtggagctcgctacagatgcagtttACTAGCTCTGGCTAGTAcactctctgactatccaaTCAAAGCGTGTAAAGACGCTGACTTTTCCATACGCCTGCTAGAGGGCCTTGGTGTCGCCAACTCGCCAATTGGTTGAACAACAGTTTGATCGAAATTTATTATATGCTACAGGGTccgcagaactgattgtgaaggcctccaggcagatttctctgaccttggcaacaaatagtggctgaaatgtgattggttaaatgcttaaatatgaaaatacacgtctggaagcagcgcaaccagggggctagcaatgaaaggaagcggacagaccatttggaattatttaatacgtattcatggacaaaatataattaacaccagtctgtgattcagatatttttaggccagcagagaaggccttgcaggccctgacGGCCCACCACTGCCTGGTCTTGCCTCTTTTCTTGCTCACAGGATTTACACTTTATTACCTGGTCTTGCCTCAATGATCTCACAGGATTTACACTTTGATACCTGGTCTTGCCTCAATGATCTCACAGGATTTTCGTATTTATTTAAGCTGTTTAGCGGCACTCGCCGGTTAGCATCTATCCTACGCAGTAATTCGTTCCAAATATTAGGATAAATACGTCTTACCAATTTAAATTCAGCCGTGGAATTCGAGGAATCCTGTGACCGTCGATCGGGACCGACTGGGTCCTCCTCTTCCTTAAGATTGCGGGGTTTGAGGATGAATCACCTTTGGTGGATTCAGGTGGCAaacggacttcatctgctctcctaaatttccatttcaaccccCCATTTCCTTTTGCActtaatttacatttcacaataaaattccatttcaatttcttccttttgcactcaatttacatttcacaataaaattccatttcaatGCACAAAGAATTGGCTCTCTAGCGTGTTCATTGTGCAGAAACTATCATTTAAACaacccttttttatttttgaatgtCTTTAATTTGATTCAAAAAGCCccgtttttttaaaataaaaaatgccaCATGGAGGAAAAAGTTAGCACAAACAGCAGGTTAAAGCAGACTCAGATTGATCTGACAAACTGATTTACATACTTACACCCCAacacagaagacaaaaaaatgACACCGCAAATTTCAACATTTCCCACAAGTTTTGCAGAGGATTCAAAAAGTGTCGAAAGAGATAAACTCAGTAACAGGCAAAACAGCAAACCCAACatcaaacacaaatcaaaaccATGCCAAATAAAATCATCTCCAGTAATATGTGAGGCATGAGTTCATACACGAACACTGATTATCCAAGATGACCAAGCAAGTCGAATTGCTGCAACCCTCTGGATAGTCACACGAAAGCAATAAATACAACACTTCGGTATTATCCActtagaaagaaaaataaattggATAGAGTAGAAATCAATATTAAATTCAAAGCAATGCACAAAAACAGCCAATAATATAATTTATGACTCACACATTTAGGTTTTAAGAATGATTTTTTGCAAAAGAAAATTTTGAGGCATCAAAGACTTAAAGGGATTGAAGTTAACAGATATCTGACACCCTGGGCTGCCCAAAAATACTGACCTCTTGGAATTGTTTCCTACTGTGAAAGAGAGCAGGAACAGCTTCTGTGACTCAGGGGGTGGACCAGAAACTACCCCAGTTTTGAAGATCAGCACGCCCCCCCACTACTTTAATATGCACAGTAACTACATGGCACTAGCAGAACAGAAATTAAGGAGGAAAAGGTGAAATAAATTAATCTCATTAGTAAAATCACAACCAATATCCAACATTAGAACTTGCATTGAGGCCAAATAAATGTAAAAGGCTGATAGAAGTAgttggggagagggaagtctgggcctctctgcttaggctgctgcccccgcagtggtagaggatggatggatgaatggataaatgtaaaagaaattcAGCCTCAAAATGCCTCTGTGTAAAATGTCGGCTTCTATTTCCTGAACACAAAGTTCAACCAGactaaagacacacacacacaaatcaaaagCCTGGACACATCCTGAGATCTACAGTAGTAAACAGACTGCATACTGAACTTCTATCCCTCATTGTATTTAATATCAGTCAGAATCAGTCAATAACCAAATATTAGCAGATACGTGCTGTGTTCAACAACTGTTACCTTAATTTATAGCTCTTAAATGGCCTCTTCTTTAACTTAAACAGGCCACTATAATTAAATTCAACATTATTAATAGAATTACGATGACCTGTCCTATTCTAGCCTTCTAAAGGTCATAAATTATTACCGCAAAGAGGGTCGTAATGCACCGCTTATTCCTGCTTCTGAAGCTATGAGCGAGGACAGAAAAAAGGGGTCAGCGATCCTTACAGAGAAGGccaacagcagaggaggagttaTGAATGCTGAGTGATAATGAATTATTAAGGCATGATGCACAAAGCAAGGCTCAGGTGTGTTAGTCAGTATTAAGCCTGTTAGGACTGGATCCCTCCCTGTGTGGCTGAAGCGTAGCTCTGTTAATTGCTActaaacacaaagaaaacaaacaaatttaaaattctCAGCAGGAAGTGGTATCAGGGGTTCATTTGCTGCAATAAAGCTGCAGGTCCAGGCGGATCCACACTTCTCCTGTAGGAACTTCATGAAGCAAAAGACGACGTGTGACAGCTCCCTTGTTTTCAAACTCTTTCTTTATGGTTGCCACAGGCACCTCAGTCCGACCAAGGAATTCTGAAGAAACATTAGAAAATGAATTGGATTAACAGGACCtgaatttcttcctttttttgagTCAAAAATTTGTAGAAGACAAATAACAGGAAGATCAAGAAGTTATAGCATAGAAAACATGTTGAAAACTGACCGTCAGGTGAAAACTGGTCTCTCTCAAAAATAGTGATGCAAAGGACATCCTGATAAATGTCTTTAATGTGAAACTGACAGTTGAAGTTCCACTTAGGGTTCAAAGTGTCATTAAGTGTCCTGGACGTGAAGATCTGAGCTCCCATGGTCACCTCGCAGTAAGGGTTACTTTTACctaaattattttattcaggACAGATCATCATTCACATTTGGATTCTGCTGTAATCGTGatttttttgtcattaaacACAGGAATCTTGATATATGCATGTCCACACTCACCGTTGGGTTTGGCTGCTTTTAGCTCTGTTGCTTCCAGAATGGTGACAAGAAGTCTGCCTATTCCAGTTGCTTTCACTGAGCGTGCTGGAAACACACCCAGGCAGGTTAGTCTACTGGATCTATGCTGCCATCGTTAAAGTTGTGTGAGTTTGGTGACAAACCTTGGTA
Proteins encoded in this region:
- the LOC105417234 gene encoding uncharacterized protein K02A2.6-like — encoded protein: MDSPFSISPPENFDFSDFPSWPNWIRRFERFRVAAGLDQKGEAYQVNSLVYAMGDKADDILCTLGLSEEDKKKYKPVKEAFDKYFICKHNVIYERCRFNKRSQEPGESAESFISAVYKLAEHCNYGAMQEEMIRDRLVVGIRYQGLSESLQMDSELTLAKAVLKIRQHEEIKKQQPTVRDTGGPDHNEANVDMMKYKKKFQKHTKECRKCHKKGHYAALCKTKPSSVHEIQEEEVETVFLGSVSAGGQSKTWQKTLILNGQQTTFKLDTGADVTAIPAKVYSKKQHGPLTTATKRLLGPGDNALQVKGQFNGTIKYKEQTTEQPVFVIQKLATPLLGLPAIEALQLAYTVDSIKEQIDIKRLYPKVFTGLGCLRGMYKIKLSKDAKPYALSLPRRVPIPLLGKVKEELQRMVTLGVIAPIDEPTEWCAGIVVVLKPNGTIRICVDLTHLNDYVCRERLILPAVDETLAKLSGATLFSKLDATAGFWQVPLHPESVPLTTFITPFGRYCFHRLPFGISSAPEHFQKRLSQMLTGLEGTVCHADDILVFGTSREQHDHRLSKVLERLQQEGLTLNKDKCEFAVDRVKFLGHIVSAQGLEPDPSKIKAITDMPTPTDIAGVRRYLGMVNYVGKFSPRIAELSQPIRELLKADSDWAWGSMQQRAFEELRRELSSPTILAQYSPNRATKVAADASSFGLGGVLSQKQLSGEWRPVAFISRSMTEAECRYAQIEKEALALTWACERFQSYLIGMDFLIQTDHKPLISLLGSRALDDLPPRILRFRLRLLRFTYKIEHVPGKNLITADALSRAPIRAPLLPEEKQLEKDVGAYVNQVVEHLPASEGRLAQIRTAQDTDSVCNRLKNLVQNGWPDQRKALTPELQLYWQYRQDLLLADGLLMKGDRLVIPVSMQVEMLNKVHEGHQGITKCIARAQQSIWWPGLSKQIKQKVGNCAICAKEAHNFPEPLMTTQLPDRPWQRVGADLFQWNSAMYLVVVDYFSRYIEVANLTSTTSAFVMEKLKAIFSRHGVAKVLVTDGGPQFVSAEFADFARVRLPTCD